The proteins below are encoded in one region of Candidatus Eisenbacteria bacterium:
- a CDS encoding tryptophanase produces MRFPAEPFRIKVVEPLRYVSREERAEHLARAGLNLFAVPADSIYVDLLTDSGTSAMSDSQWAGLMVGDESYAGSRNFYRLEAAVREITGYKHVIPTHQGRMAEHLLFSALLKPGQIVPNNSHFDTTRANVEAQGAEALDLVIAEGLDPSNEHPFKGNMDLARLERLLSEHGKAKVPLVMLTITNNSGGGQPVSLANARAVRQVCDRHGVPLFFDACRFAENAYFVQQREPECSSLSVREIARAMFDCGAGCTMSAKKDGLVNIGGFLGFQADALEPSITNLLLRVEGFPTYGGLAGRDLEAMARGLQEVLDEDYLAFRVHQVQQLGTMLDEAGVPIVKPVGGHAVYVDARRFFSTIPQAEFPGQTLVVALYREFGIRAVEVGSLMFGHKDPASGRDVFPKLDLVRLAVPRRVYTYEQMRYVAQSIAAIHAKRDAYRGLRLTYEAPVLRHFTARLEEITPVAAPA; encoded by the coding sequence TGACCGACTCCGGCACGTCGGCGATGAGCGACTCCCAGTGGGCGGGGCTCATGGTGGGCGACGAGTCCTACGCGGGGAGCCGGAACTTCTACCGGCTCGAGGCCGCCGTGCGCGAGATCACGGGCTACAAGCACGTGATCCCCACGCACCAGGGGCGCATGGCGGAGCACCTCCTCTTCTCGGCGCTCCTCAAGCCCGGACAGATCGTCCCGAACAACAGCCACTTCGACACCACGCGCGCGAACGTCGAGGCGCAGGGCGCCGAGGCGCTGGACCTCGTCATCGCCGAAGGGCTCGACCCCTCGAACGAGCACCCGTTCAAGGGGAACATGGACCTCGCGCGGCTGGAGAGGCTCCTCAGCGAGCACGGGAAGGCGAAGGTCCCGCTCGTGATGCTCACGATCACGAACAACTCAGGCGGCGGACAGCCGGTTTCGCTCGCGAACGCGCGCGCCGTGCGGCAGGTGTGCGACCGGCACGGCGTGCCGCTCTTCTTCGACGCGTGCCGCTTCGCCGAGAACGCGTACTTCGTCCAGCAGCGCGAGCCGGAGTGCTCCAGCTTGTCCGTGCGCGAGATCGCGCGCGCGATGTTCGACTGCGGCGCGGGCTGCACGATGAGCGCGAAGAAGGACGGGCTCGTGAACATCGGTGGGTTCCTGGGATTCCAGGCGGACGCGCTCGAGCCCTCGATCACGAATCTCCTCCTGCGAGTGGAAGGCTTCCCCACCTACGGGGGCCTCGCCGGGCGCGACCTCGAGGCGATGGCGCGCGGACTCCAGGAGGTGCTGGACGAGGACTACCTCGCCTTCCGCGTCCACCAGGTCCAGCAGCTCGGAACGATGCTGGACGAAGCCGGGGTGCCCATCGTGAAGCCCGTGGGTGGGCACGCGGTCTACGTGGACGCGCGCCGCTTCTTCTCCACGATCCCGCAGGCGGAGTTCCCGGGCCAGACCCTCGTCGTGGCGCTCTACCGCGAATTCGGCATCCGGGCGGTGGAGGTGGGGTCGCTCATGTTCGGCCACAAGGACCCGGCGAGCGGCCGGGACGTCTTCCCCAAGCTCGATCTCGTGCGGCTCGCGGTCCCACGCCGCGTGTACACGTACGAGCAGATGCGCTACGTCGCCCAGTCCATCGCCGCGATCCACGCGAAGCGTGACGCGTACCGGGGACTGAGGCTCACGTACGAGGCGCCGGTGCTCCGGCACTTCACGGCCCGCCTCGAGGAGATCACCCCCGTGGCGGCGCCGGCCTAG